CTTATTTGTTACCAATACTAAAAGATTACAAAGAGGAATCGATGAGAAGATTGGTAATTCTATCTTAATTAAAGTAAATCAGATTGGTACTTTGACGGAAACTATCAATGCCATCAGAATGGCGGATAAAGCATCTTATAAAAATATAATTTCTCACCGTTCTGGAGAAACTGAAGACACCTTCATTGCTGATTTAGCAGTGGCTATGGGTTCTGGTCAAATCAAAACTGGTTCTGCTTCTCGTTCAGATAGAATGGCAAAATATAATCAATTGTTAAGAATTGAAGAAGAACTAGGAGAAATGGCTTATTTCCCAGGAATCAATTTCTAATTTTTTGATTTATTAATGAAAAGGCTTCCAGTGGTTTCACTGGTAGCCTTTTTTACTTTTAGGCGAATTCACTTTTTTATATTACTTTTAAAGTATTAATTGGTAATGGAGATCATGGATAGAATTCCGAAAATATTTAAAAATTTTTATTTCATAGCTACTGCGACTTTCCTTGTTTGGATGTTATTTATTGACGGAAATGATTTGATTTCGCAATGGAGACTATCCTCTAAATACAATGATTTATTAAAGGAGAAAGAATATTACCAAGAGAAAATCAAAGAGGTAGAGATGGATAGAGAAGGGTTGTTGAGTGATGATGAACTAT
This is a stretch of genomic DNA from Marivirga harenae. It encodes these proteins:
- a CDS encoding FtsB family cell division protein, which translates into the protein MDRIPKIFKNFYFIATATFLVWMLFIDGNDLISQWRLSSKYNDLLKEKEYYQEKIKEVEMDREGLLSDDELLEKFARERYLMKKESEDLFVIVEKK